The following are encoded together in the Salvia hispanica cultivar TCC Black 2014 chromosome 6, UniMelb_Shisp_WGS_1.0, whole genome shotgun sequence genome:
- the LOC125193423 gene encoding probable LRR receptor-like serine/threonine-protein kinase At3g47570 isoform X1, producing the protein MENSTFSFALAILLLNSFTLSLNTITDENALISFKNSITSDAYAILSTNWSQNTSVCNWIGVLCGLKLGRVIALNLRGYGLTGTVAPHLGNLTFLRYLDISSNSFTGILPFELSKLRRLKVMNVGVNSLTGEIPTWLGSLPQLEELYLYNNNFLGTIPESLFNIPNVKIMSLDRNQLEGQIPPNIWKCTHLEILSLPFNNFSGNIPPEIGRLEMLREIYLGYNGFRGRIPAEIGNLSRLEILNIHNASLTGDIPSSIFNMSSLTFLSLSDNNLSGSIPTFHNLLKLEKLYLYNNKLKGGIPSEIGNLSRLEILYIDNAWLTGDIPSSIFNMSSLTFLSLSDNSLSGSIPTFQNLPNLEKLYLDNNKLKGQIPLNIWKCKHLEILNLGNNNFSGTISRTIGNTSMLRVLKLAYNHFTGGVPAEIGNLSRLEILNIDNTSLTGDIPSSIFNMSSLAYLSLSYNSLSGSIPTFHNLPQLEKLYLNNNKLTGFLPNDMCINMPRIKRISFSRNQLEGQIPRNIWKCTHFEMLSLSFNNFSGNIPREIGRLRMLKELYLGYINGYQGGIPAEIGNLSSLEILNINNATLTGYIPLSIFNISSLTTLSFSCNSLKGLLPNGMCNNLPKFKMLSLSANQFEGEIPRSIWKCIHLETLSLSYNNFSGIIPREIGTLRVLTELYLGYTNSFQGGIPAEIGNLTRLEMLNIDHASLTGDIPYSIFNISSLTMLSLSFNSLSGSIPTFDNLPQLAELYLTSNKLTGHISPNIWKSKHLKILNLNYNNFSGNIPSAIGNMSMLTTLYLAYNHFTGVLPQEMGTLPMLEHFSVFSNSLNGSIPSSIFNISTMQELALSYNDFSGTLPSYVGSSLVNLERLLLNRNGFSGPIPTFITNASKLTTLDMNYNSFSGSIPFFGNLKLLQTLTLRGNNLSGGEFPSRELTFLSSLSNCRHLKIMEVSSNPLNGFLPASLGNFSSSLETISASNNNIMGVIPSEIGNLSSLLNIFLEDNQLSGPIPSTIGKLKQLQRINLGRNQLVGFVPNDLCRMNHLGELCLDGNMFVGSIPECLGYVKSLREIYLDSNQLNSTIPPSLWFLTDLVILSLSSNHLSGQLSSQLGHLKLITSLDLSSNLFSGYIPTLIDGCQTLDFLNLSNNFFSGSIPQSLGNVKGLITLDLSYNNLSGSIPKSLEDLLFLQVLIISNNKLEGEIPNGGCFRNFSAPSFSHNLGLCGPIKFQVASCPENHHTSWLKRRAVPLLVLAVIVVIVMLVIVRMSKRKNVALSADISSPIHEYRRISHIELEHGTSSFSETNLLGKGSFGSVFEAILSDGLKVAVKVFNLEMQGALRSFDAETSILSSIRHRNLVQVIGCCCNMEFRALILTYMPNGSLDKWLHSNKYGLGLIQRLKIAIDVASALEYLHHGHIFPVVHCDVKPSNVLLDQDMTAHLADFGISKLFDAGETVIQTQTVATIGYVAPEFGLEGKVSINGDVYSFGIMLLELFTGKKPTDGMFGEERSLKEWVSEALQQNAATEVAAPALLSREDKHYYAKEKCMISTFELAMKCLALSANERVNMIEAAAGLHKIYATIVAGTES; encoded by the exons ATGGAGAATTCTACCTTTTCCTTTGCTCTTGCAATCTTGCTATTAAATAGCTTTACACTCTCCTTGAATACTATCACAGATGAAAATGCactcatttcattcaaaaacTCCATCACTTCCGACGCTTATGCTATCTTGAGCACCAATTGGTCGCAAAACACATCAGTTTGTAATTGGATTGGTGTGTTGTGCGGCCTCAAACTCGGTCGTGTCATTGCTCTCAATCTTCGTGGCTACGGCCTTACTGGAACTGTTGCTCCACATCTCGGAAACCTAACGTTTCTCAGATATTTGGACATCAGTTCCAATAGTTTTACTGGGATCTTACCCTTTGAGCTTTCTAAACTGCGTCGTTTGAAGGTGATGAATGTGGGAGTCAATTCATTAACCGGAGAAATACCAACATGGTTGGGAAGTTTACCTCAACTAGAGGAACTCTATCTGTACAACAACAATTTCTTAGGTACAATTCCTGAGTCTTTGTTTAACATACCCAATGTCAAAATCATGTCACTTGATCGGAACCAACTTGAAGGACAGATTCCAccaaatatatggaaatgcaCACATCTTGAGATCTTGTCATTACCCTTCAACAATTTTAGTGGCAACATTCCTCCAGAAATTGGGAGATTGGAAATGCTTAGAGAGATATACTTGGGGTACAATGGTTTTCGAG GAAGGATTCCAGCTGAAATAGGAAATCTTTCAAGACTAGAGATATTAAACATTCACAATGCTTCTCTAACCGGAGATATTccatcttcaatcttcaacatGTCTTCCTTGACATTCTTGAGCTTATCTGACAATAATTTGTCAGGAAGTATCCCAACTTTCCACAATCTACTGAAGCTTGAGAAGTTATATCTTTATAATAACAAGTTGAAAG gAGGAATTCCATCAGAAATAGGAAATCTCTCAAGATTGGAGATATTATACATTGACAACGCTTGGCTAACCGGAGATATTccgtcttcaatcttcaacatGTCTTCCTTGACATTCTTGAGCTTATCTGACAATAGTTTGTCAGGAAGTATCCCAACTTTCCAAAATCTACCAAATCTTGAGAAGTTATATCTTGATAATAACAAGTTGAAAG GTCAAATTCCActaaatatatggaaatgcaAACATCTTGAGATCTTGAATTTAGGCAACAACAATTTCAGTGGAACCATCTCTCGTACAATTGGAAATACAAGCATGCTTAGAGTGTTGAAGTTGGCGTACAATCATTTCACTG GAGGAGTTCCAGCAGAAATTGGAAATCTTTCGAGACTAGAGATTTTAAACATTGACAACACTTCTCTAACCGGAGATATTccatcttcaatcttcaacatGTCTTCTTTAGCATACTTGAGTTTATCTTACAATAGTTTGTCAGGAAGTATCCCAACTTTCCACAATCTACCACAGCTTGAGAAATTGTATCTTAACAATAACAAGTTGACAG GTTTTCTCCCAAATGACATGTGCATCAATATGCCAAGAATAAAACGTATTTCTTTCTCTAGAAACCAACTTGAAGGGCAGATTCCACgaaatatatggaaatgcaCACATTTTGAGATGTTGTCATTATCCTTCAACAATTTCAGTGGAAACATTCCACGTGAAATAGGGAGATTGAGAATGCTAAAAGAGTTATACTTAGGGTACATCAATGGTTATCAag gAGGAATTCCAGCAGAAATAGGGAATCTTTCAAGCCTAGAGATATTAAACATTAACAATGCTACTCTAACCGGATATATTCcactttcaattttcaacatttcttCCTTGACAACCTTGAGTTTCTCTTGCAACAGTTTGAAAG GTCTACTCCCTAATGGCATGTGCAACAATTTGcccaaattcaaaatgttGTCGCTTTCCGCGAACCAATTTGAAGGGGAGATTCCACGCAGTATATGGAAATGCATACATCTTGAGACGCTTTCGTTATCCTACAATAATTTCAGTGGCATTATCCCACGTGAAATTGGGACATTGAGAGTGCTTACAGAGTTGTACCTGGGGTACACTAATAGTTTTCAAG gAGGAATTCCAGCTGAAATAGGAAACCTTACGAGACTAGAGATGTTAAACATTGACCATGCATCTCTAACCGGAGATATTCCATATTCAATCTTCAACATTTCTTCCTTGACAATGTTGAGTTTATCTTTCAATAGTTTGTCAGGAAGTATCCCAACTTTTGATAATCTACCACAACTTGCGGAGTTGTATCTTACCAGTAACAAGTTGACAG GGCATATTTCACCCAATATTTGGAAAAGCAAACATCTCAAGATCTTGAACTTAAACTACAACAATTTTAGTGGCAACATCCCTTCTGCAATTGGAAATATGAGCATGCTTACAACATTGTACCTGGCCTACAATCATTTCACag GTGTATTACCACAAGAGATGGGCACTCTGCCGATGCTAGAGCATTTTAGTGTGTTCAGCAATTCCTTAAATGGATCCATTCCATCTTCCATATTCAACATATCAACAATGCAGGAATTGGCACTTTCGTACAATGATTTCTCTGGTACTCTTCCTTCATATGTTGGCAGTTCACTAGTCAACCTTGAACGACTTCTTTTGAATAGAAACGGATTTAGTGGCCCAATTCCAACCTTTATCACCAATGCTTCTAAACTTACTACCTTGGATATGAACTACAATTCCTTTAGTGGCTCCATACCCTTCTTTGGTAATTTGAAGCTTCTACAAACACTTACCCTTCGGGGAAATAATTTGAGTGGAGGAGAATTCCCATCTCGGGAATTGACATTTCTAAGTTCGCTAAGTAACTGTCGACATTTGAAGATTATGGAAGTATCAAGCAATCCATTGAATGGCTTCCTTCCCGCTTCACTCGGGAATTTTTCCTCGTCTTTGGAGACTATTAGCGCGTCAAACAACAACATCATGGGTGTCATTCCTTCTGAAATAGGAAACTTAAGTAGTTTgcttaatatatttttggagGACAATCAGCTGAGTGGACCCATTCCATCAACAATTGGGAAATTGAAGCAACTCCAAAGAATAAATCTTGGTAGGAATCAGCTGGTAGGGTTTGTCCCTAACGATCTTTGTCGAATGAATCATTTGGGGGAGCTGTGCCTTGATGGGAACATGTTTGTGGGTTCAATACCTGAATGTTTAGGTTATGTTAAATCCTTGAGGGAGATCTACTTAGATTCCAACCAATTGAATTCAACCATCCCTCCTAGCTTGTGGTTTCTAACAGACCTTGTGATTTTGAGCTTGTCTTCCAATCATTTGAGTGGCCAATTGTCATCTCAGCTGGGACATTTAAAGCTAATCACCTCTTTGGATTTGTCATCTAACCTATTTTCAGGCTATATTCCCACCTTAATTGATGGTTGTCAAACACTagattttctaaatttatcaaataattttttcagtGGATCCATTCCTCAATCCTTAGGAAATGTTAAAGGTTTGATAACATTGGATTTGTCTTACAATAATCTCTCTGGATCAATACCCAAGTCCTTAGAAGACCTCCTCTTTCTtcaagttttaattatttccaaCAACAAACTGGAGGGAGAAATTCCAAACGGGGGTTGTTTTCGTAACTTCAGTGCTCCATCTTTTTCCCATAACTTAGGTCTTTGTGGtccaataaaatttcaagttgCATCCTGCCCGGAAAATCATCATACATCATGGTTGAAGAGACGCGCGGTGCCATTACTTGTTTTAGCTGTAATTGTGGTGATTGTAATGCTTGTTATCGTAAGGATGAGTAAACGGAAAAATGTGGCACTCTCGGCTGATATTTCATCACCAATACATGAATACAGAAGAATTTCACATATAGAACTTGAACATGGAACAAGTTCATTTAGTGAAACCAATCTACTTGGAAAAGGTAGTTTTGGTTCTGTATTTGAAGCAATACTTTCTGATGGGTTGAAAGTTGCAGTAAAAGTGTTCAACTTGGAAATGCAAGGAGCATTAAGGAGCTTTGATGCAGAAACTTCTATATTGAGCAGCATTCGACATAGAAACTTAGTTCAAGTTATTGGATGTTGTTGTAATATGGAATTTAGGGCATTGATTCTCACATATATGCCAAATGGAAGCTTGGATAAATGGTTACATTCCAACAAGTATGGTTTGGGTCTTATACAGAGATTGAAAATAGCAATAGATGTTGCATCAGCCTTGGAATATCTTCATCATGGCCATATATTTCCAGTAGTTCATTGCGATGTAAAGCCAAGCAATGTATTGCTTGATCAAGACATGACTGCTCATCTTGCTGATTTTGGTATTTCAAAGCTTTTTGATGCAGGGGAAACTGTCATCCAAACACAAACAGTGGCGACCATTGGTTACGTAGCACCAG AGTTTGGATTGGAGGGAAAAGTGTCAATAAATGGGGATGTATACAGTTTTGGGATAATGCTACTAGAGTTGTTCACTGGAAAGAAGCCAACAGATGGTATGTTCGGTGAAGAAAGAAGCTTAAAAGAGTGGGTAAGTGAAGCATTACAGCAAAATGCAGCAACGGAAGTGGCGGCGCCTGCTTTGTTATCAAGAGAAGATAAACATTACTATGCCAAGGAGAAATGCATGATATCGACATTTGAATTGGCAATGAAATGTTTAGCCCTTTCAGCAAATGAAAGAGTAAACATGATTGAAGCAGCGGCTGGACTACACAAGATCTATGCAACAATTGTTGCAGGCACAGAAAGCTAA
- the LOC125193423 gene encoding probable LRR receptor-like serine/threonine-protein kinase At3g47570 isoform X2: MENSTFSFALAILLLNSFTLSLNTITDENALISFKNSITSDAYAILSTNWSQNTSVCNWIGVLCGLKLGRVIALNLRGYGLTGTVAPHLGNLTFLRYLDISSNSFTGILPFELSKLRRLKVMNVGVNSLTGEIPTWLGSLPQLEELYLYNNNFLGTIPESLFNIPNVKIMSLDRNQLEGQIPPNIWKCTHLEILSLPFNNFSGNIPPEIGRLEMLREIYLGYNGFRGRIPAEIGNLSRLEILNIHNASLTGDIPSSIFNMSSLTFLSLSDNNLSGSIPTFHNLLKLEKLYLYNNKLKGGIPSEIGNLSRLEILYIDNAWLTGDIPSSIFNMSSLTFLSLSDNSLSGSIPTFQNLPNLEKLYLDNNKLKGGVPAEIGNLSRLEILNIDNTSLTGDIPSSIFNMSSLAYLSLSYNSLSGSIPTFHNLPQLEKLYLNNNKLTGFLPNDMCINMPRIKRISFSRNQLEGQIPRNIWKCTHFEMLSLSFNNFSGNIPREIGRLRMLKELYLGYINGYQGGIPAEIGNLSSLEILNINNATLTGYIPLSIFNISSLTTLSFSCNSLKGLLPNGMCNNLPKFKMLSLSANQFEGEIPRSIWKCIHLETLSLSYNNFSGIIPREIGTLRVLTELYLGYTNSFQGGIPAEIGNLTRLEMLNIDHASLTGDIPYSIFNISSLTMLSLSFNSLSGSIPTFDNLPQLAELYLTSNKLTGHISPNIWKSKHLKILNLNYNNFSGNIPSAIGNMSMLTTLYLAYNHFTGVLPQEMGTLPMLEHFSVFSNSLNGSIPSSIFNISTMQELALSYNDFSGTLPSYVGSSLVNLERLLLNRNGFSGPIPTFITNASKLTTLDMNYNSFSGSIPFFGNLKLLQTLTLRGNNLSGGEFPSRELTFLSSLSNCRHLKIMEVSSNPLNGFLPASLGNFSSSLETISASNNNIMGVIPSEIGNLSSLLNIFLEDNQLSGPIPSTIGKLKQLQRINLGRNQLVGFVPNDLCRMNHLGELCLDGNMFVGSIPECLGYVKSLREIYLDSNQLNSTIPPSLWFLTDLVILSLSSNHLSGQLSSQLGHLKLITSLDLSSNLFSGYIPTLIDGCQTLDFLNLSNNFFSGSIPQSLGNVKGLITLDLSYNNLSGSIPKSLEDLLFLQVLIISNNKLEGEIPNGGCFRNFSAPSFSHNLGLCGPIKFQVASCPENHHTSWLKRRAVPLLVLAVIVVIVMLVIVRMSKRKNVALSADISSPIHEYRRISHIELEHGTSSFSETNLLGKGSFGSVFEAILSDGLKVAVKVFNLEMQGALRSFDAETSILSSIRHRNLVQVIGCCCNMEFRALILTYMPNGSLDKWLHSNKYGLGLIQRLKIAIDVASALEYLHHGHIFPVVHCDVKPSNVLLDQDMTAHLADFGISKLFDAGETVIQTQTVATIGYVAPEFGLEGKVSINGDVYSFGIMLLELFTGKKPTDGMFGEERSLKEWVSEALQQNAATEVAAPALLSREDKHYYAKEKCMISTFELAMKCLALSANERVNMIEAAAGLHKIYATIVAGTES; the protein is encoded by the exons ATGGAGAATTCTACCTTTTCCTTTGCTCTTGCAATCTTGCTATTAAATAGCTTTACACTCTCCTTGAATACTATCACAGATGAAAATGCactcatttcattcaaaaacTCCATCACTTCCGACGCTTATGCTATCTTGAGCACCAATTGGTCGCAAAACACATCAGTTTGTAATTGGATTGGTGTGTTGTGCGGCCTCAAACTCGGTCGTGTCATTGCTCTCAATCTTCGTGGCTACGGCCTTACTGGAACTGTTGCTCCACATCTCGGAAACCTAACGTTTCTCAGATATTTGGACATCAGTTCCAATAGTTTTACTGGGATCTTACCCTTTGAGCTTTCTAAACTGCGTCGTTTGAAGGTGATGAATGTGGGAGTCAATTCATTAACCGGAGAAATACCAACATGGTTGGGAAGTTTACCTCAACTAGAGGAACTCTATCTGTACAACAACAATTTCTTAGGTACAATTCCTGAGTCTTTGTTTAACATACCCAATGTCAAAATCATGTCACTTGATCGGAACCAACTTGAAGGACAGATTCCAccaaatatatggaaatgcaCACATCTTGAGATCTTGTCATTACCCTTCAACAATTTTAGTGGCAACATTCCTCCAGAAATTGGGAGATTGGAAATGCTTAGAGAGATATACTTGGGGTACAATGGTTTTCGAG GAAGGATTCCAGCTGAAATAGGAAATCTTTCAAGACTAGAGATATTAAACATTCACAATGCTTCTCTAACCGGAGATATTccatcttcaatcttcaacatGTCTTCCTTGACATTCTTGAGCTTATCTGACAATAATTTGTCAGGAAGTATCCCAACTTTCCACAATCTACTGAAGCTTGAGAAGTTATATCTTTATAATAACAAGTTGAAAG gAGGAATTCCATCAGAAATAGGAAATCTCTCAAGATTGGAGATATTATACATTGACAACGCTTGGCTAACCGGAGATATTccgtcttcaatcttcaacatGTCTTCCTTGACATTCTTGAGCTTATCTGACAATAGTTTGTCAGGAAGTATCCCAACTTTCCAAAATCTACCAAATCTTGAGAAGTTATATCTTGATAATAACAAGTTGAAAG GAGGAGTTCCAGCAGAAATTGGAAATCTTTCGAGACTAGAGATTTTAAACATTGACAACACTTCTCTAACCGGAGATATTccatcttcaatcttcaacatGTCTTCTTTAGCATACTTGAGTTTATCTTACAATAGTTTGTCAGGAAGTATCCCAACTTTCCACAATCTACCACAGCTTGAGAAATTGTATCTTAACAATAACAAGTTGACAG GTTTTCTCCCAAATGACATGTGCATCAATATGCCAAGAATAAAACGTATTTCTTTCTCTAGAAACCAACTTGAAGGGCAGATTCCACgaaatatatggaaatgcaCACATTTTGAGATGTTGTCATTATCCTTCAACAATTTCAGTGGAAACATTCCACGTGAAATAGGGAGATTGAGAATGCTAAAAGAGTTATACTTAGGGTACATCAATGGTTATCAag gAGGAATTCCAGCAGAAATAGGGAATCTTTCAAGCCTAGAGATATTAAACATTAACAATGCTACTCTAACCGGATATATTCcactttcaattttcaacatttcttCCTTGACAACCTTGAGTTTCTCTTGCAACAGTTTGAAAG GTCTACTCCCTAATGGCATGTGCAACAATTTGcccaaattcaaaatgttGTCGCTTTCCGCGAACCAATTTGAAGGGGAGATTCCACGCAGTATATGGAAATGCATACATCTTGAGACGCTTTCGTTATCCTACAATAATTTCAGTGGCATTATCCCACGTGAAATTGGGACATTGAGAGTGCTTACAGAGTTGTACCTGGGGTACACTAATAGTTTTCAAG gAGGAATTCCAGCTGAAATAGGAAACCTTACGAGACTAGAGATGTTAAACATTGACCATGCATCTCTAACCGGAGATATTCCATATTCAATCTTCAACATTTCTTCCTTGACAATGTTGAGTTTATCTTTCAATAGTTTGTCAGGAAGTATCCCAACTTTTGATAATCTACCACAACTTGCGGAGTTGTATCTTACCAGTAACAAGTTGACAG GGCATATTTCACCCAATATTTGGAAAAGCAAACATCTCAAGATCTTGAACTTAAACTACAACAATTTTAGTGGCAACATCCCTTCTGCAATTGGAAATATGAGCATGCTTACAACATTGTACCTGGCCTACAATCATTTCACag GTGTATTACCACAAGAGATGGGCACTCTGCCGATGCTAGAGCATTTTAGTGTGTTCAGCAATTCCTTAAATGGATCCATTCCATCTTCCATATTCAACATATCAACAATGCAGGAATTGGCACTTTCGTACAATGATTTCTCTGGTACTCTTCCTTCATATGTTGGCAGTTCACTAGTCAACCTTGAACGACTTCTTTTGAATAGAAACGGATTTAGTGGCCCAATTCCAACCTTTATCACCAATGCTTCTAAACTTACTACCTTGGATATGAACTACAATTCCTTTAGTGGCTCCATACCCTTCTTTGGTAATTTGAAGCTTCTACAAACACTTACCCTTCGGGGAAATAATTTGAGTGGAGGAGAATTCCCATCTCGGGAATTGACATTTCTAAGTTCGCTAAGTAACTGTCGACATTTGAAGATTATGGAAGTATCAAGCAATCCATTGAATGGCTTCCTTCCCGCTTCACTCGGGAATTTTTCCTCGTCTTTGGAGACTATTAGCGCGTCAAACAACAACATCATGGGTGTCATTCCTTCTGAAATAGGAAACTTAAGTAGTTTgcttaatatatttttggagGACAATCAGCTGAGTGGACCCATTCCATCAACAATTGGGAAATTGAAGCAACTCCAAAGAATAAATCTTGGTAGGAATCAGCTGGTAGGGTTTGTCCCTAACGATCTTTGTCGAATGAATCATTTGGGGGAGCTGTGCCTTGATGGGAACATGTTTGTGGGTTCAATACCTGAATGTTTAGGTTATGTTAAATCCTTGAGGGAGATCTACTTAGATTCCAACCAATTGAATTCAACCATCCCTCCTAGCTTGTGGTTTCTAACAGACCTTGTGATTTTGAGCTTGTCTTCCAATCATTTGAGTGGCCAATTGTCATCTCAGCTGGGACATTTAAAGCTAATCACCTCTTTGGATTTGTCATCTAACCTATTTTCAGGCTATATTCCCACCTTAATTGATGGTTGTCAAACACTagattttctaaatttatcaaataattttttcagtGGATCCATTCCTCAATCCTTAGGAAATGTTAAAGGTTTGATAACATTGGATTTGTCTTACAATAATCTCTCTGGATCAATACCCAAGTCCTTAGAAGACCTCCTCTTTCTtcaagttttaattatttccaaCAACAAACTGGAGGGAGAAATTCCAAACGGGGGTTGTTTTCGTAACTTCAGTGCTCCATCTTTTTCCCATAACTTAGGTCTTTGTGGtccaataaaatttcaagttgCATCCTGCCCGGAAAATCATCATACATCATGGTTGAAGAGACGCGCGGTGCCATTACTTGTTTTAGCTGTAATTGTGGTGATTGTAATGCTTGTTATCGTAAGGATGAGTAAACGGAAAAATGTGGCACTCTCGGCTGATATTTCATCACCAATACATGAATACAGAAGAATTTCACATATAGAACTTGAACATGGAACAAGTTCATTTAGTGAAACCAATCTACTTGGAAAAGGTAGTTTTGGTTCTGTATTTGAAGCAATACTTTCTGATGGGTTGAAAGTTGCAGTAAAAGTGTTCAACTTGGAAATGCAAGGAGCATTAAGGAGCTTTGATGCAGAAACTTCTATATTGAGCAGCATTCGACATAGAAACTTAGTTCAAGTTATTGGATGTTGTTGTAATATGGAATTTAGGGCATTGATTCTCACATATATGCCAAATGGAAGCTTGGATAAATGGTTACATTCCAACAAGTATGGTTTGGGTCTTATACAGAGATTGAAAATAGCAATAGATGTTGCATCAGCCTTGGAATATCTTCATCATGGCCATATATTTCCAGTAGTTCATTGCGATGTAAAGCCAAGCAATGTATTGCTTGATCAAGACATGACTGCTCATCTTGCTGATTTTGGTATTTCAAAGCTTTTTGATGCAGGGGAAACTGTCATCCAAACACAAACAGTGGCGACCATTGGTTACGTAGCACCAG AGTTTGGATTGGAGGGAAAAGTGTCAATAAATGGGGATGTATACAGTTTTGGGATAATGCTACTAGAGTTGTTCACTGGAAAGAAGCCAACAGATGGTATGTTCGGTGAAGAAAGAAGCTTAAAAGAGTGGGTAAGTGAAGCATTACAGCAAAATGCAGCAACGGAAGTGGCGGCGCCTGCTTTGTTATCAAGAGAAGATAAACATTACTATGCCAAGGAGAAATGCATGATATCGACATTTGAATTGGCAATGAAATGTTTAGCCCTTTCAGCAAATGAAAGAGTAAACATGATTGAAGCAGCGGCTGGACTACACAAGATCTATGCAACAATTGTTGCAGGCACAGAAAGCTAA